Proteins encoded together in one Impatiens glandulifera chromosome 1, dImpGla2.1, whole genome shotgun sequence window:
- the LOC124909836 gene encoding aspartate aminotransferase, mitochondrial-like — MYRKPPAHGMILVSRILSDPKLRLLWESEMKVMTNRIMRMRACLRRNLEKLGSHINWEHITNQVGMFCYSGLSIDQIVYIAKKFHVYITHDGRISMAGVTEENVEYLAEAIHEATRVNK; from the exons ATGTACAGAAAACCTCCTGCTCATGGCATGATACTAGTTTCCAGAATCCTCAGTGATCCAAAATTACGACTCCTTTGGGAATCTGAGATGAAG GTAATGACTAATCGTATAATGAGAATGCGAGCTTGTTTACGTAGGAATTTGGAGAAATTAGGCTCTCATATAAACTGGGAACACATAACCAACCAG GTTGGGATGTTTTGCTACTCTGGCCTATCAATTGATCAAATAGTTTACATTGCGAAAAAATTTCATGTGTATATAACCCATGATGGCCGTATAAG TATGGCCGGTGTAACGGAAGAAAACGTCGAATATTTGGCGGAAGCAATACATGAAGCTACCAGAGTTAACAAATGA
- the LOC124909830 gene encoding putative receptor-like protein kinase At3g47110: protein MRFWLVLQQLALLILIITTDALNNETDHVSLLAMKSKILDPFGGGVLSSWNESSHFCNWEGVVCGKRHKRVTLIDLRSLGLSGTLSPHVGNLTFLRRLFLSNNTFHGEIPNEIGGLYRLRALLLQRNSFQGRIPASLSRCSNLMNISFGFNNLVGTIPEEFSSLSMLKRIVVQYNNLTGGIPKSLCNITSLEVFSAPYNLLGGTIPNNLGQLKNLVFLGLAGNQISGMIPSSLYNLSNLNALSLSFNDLHGILPPYFGNMFPHLEILQLDFNNFTGQLPNSIGNLTKAIMLTFSANEFSGKLTVDFSKLVNLVNLTFEDNKLGSGDFDEMHFLESLTNCSSLEILSAISNQFGGVLPDFVGNLSSNIHVFVLAANQLQGRIPPSIGNLVNLSYLTLEDNRFTGPIPSTIGKVQKLQRIYLGRNQLSGTIPDSIGNLSLVNELYFNNNNLEGTIPSSFGNCQRLISLNLEQNNLSGTIPKELFQVSTISIFLDLSHNHLSGPLPSEIGELKSLVALDISNNNLSGEIPGSVSSCTSLESLFLQGNMLQGSIPKSMEFMRGLQILDLSSNNLSGQIPTFLEKLSLINLNLSFNDFNGELPLHGAFANSSSVSVYGNDKLCGGIPSLQLPRCPVKKLNRNFFFSSKRIYTIVGASILGILIIISSLVFYLRKRKRESTNTLDLLPKESFVQVSYGELLNATDGFSSSNLIGAGGFGFVYRGVLDQIGDVAIKVLNLVNPGATRSFIAECKVLKNIRHRNLVKIVTCCSSIDFQGNEFKALVYKLVMNGNLEKWLHPSQDTSRPEFNLLQRLRVAIDVASALDYLHYQCEPTVIHCDLKPSNILLDQQMVAHVGDFGLARLFHPEMGISHHRSSMGVMGTVGYAAPEYGLGSEMSMKGDVYSYGVLLLEMLTGKRPTDLMFVDGFNIRNFTSQALTGNAIEFVMDPVILKSDIVIGQRDNCLIAMVKIGLACTEELPQNRMNMTDVVRELQQIKKAIFK, encoded by the exons ATGAGGTTCTGGTTGGTGCTACAACAATTGGCACTCCTCATACTAATCATTACTACTGATGCTCTTAATAACGAAACCGATCATGTTTCACTATTGGCTATGAAGTCCAAGATCCTCGACCCTTTTGGTGGGGGAGTTTTGAGTTCATGGAATGAGTCTTCCCATTTCTGCAATTGGGAAGGTGTGGTCTGCGGTAAAAGGCACAAGAGGGTCACTCTCATCGACCTAAGATCTTTGGGTTTGTCGGGCACCTTGTCTCCTCATGTAGGAAATCTCACCTTTCTTAGACGACTGTTTCTATCCAACAATACTTTCCATGGGGAAATCCCAAATGAAATAGGTGGCTTGTATAGGCTGAGAGCATTGTTGCTCCAAAGGAACAGTTTCCAGGGCAGGATTCCTGCCAGCCTATCACGCTGCTCTAATCTCATGAATATATCATTTGGGTTCAATAATCTGGTGGGAACCATCCCCGAAGAATTTAGCTCCTTGTCGATGCTCAAGAGGATCGTCGTACAATATAACAATTTAACTGGAGGAATTCCAAAATCTCTGTGCAATATCACTTCTCTTGAAGTATTCTCTGCTCCATATAATCTCTTGGGTGGAACTATTCCAAATAACTTGGGGCAATTAAAGAACCTCGTATTTCTTGGATTGGCTGGTAATCAGATCTCTGGTATGATCCCTTCATCATTGTATAACCTCTCCAACTTGAATGCATTATCTTTATCATTTAATGATCTTCACGGAATTCTTCCGCCCTACTTTGGCAACATGTTCCCGCATTTGGAAATCCTTCAACTCGATTTTAACAACTTTACCGGACAACTTCCAAATTCAATAGGGAATCTTACCAAAGCCATAATGCTAACATTTTCCGCTAACGAATTCAGTGGGAAACTTACAGTCGATTTCAGCAAACTAGTGAATCTTGTGAATCTTACTTTCGAGGATAACAAATTAGGGAGCGGAGACTTTGATGAAATGCATTTCCTCGAGTCGCTTACTAATTGCAGCAGTTTGGAAATATTGAGCGCAATTAGCAACCAGTTTGGAGGAGTGCTTCCCGATTTTGTAGGGAATCTATCATCAAATATACATGTCTTCGTCCTTGCTGCAAACCAACTGCAAGGCAGGATTCCTCCATCCATCGGAAACCTTGTTAACTTGTCTTATTTAACCTTGGAAGATAACAGATTCACTGGGCCGATACCTAGTACCATAGGTAAAGTTCAAAAGTTGCAGAGAATTTATCTCGGACGAAATCAGCTTTCGGGTACTATTCCGGATTCAATTGGAAATCTTTCTTTGGTGAATGAGCTCTATTTCAATAACAATAACCTAGAGGGGACGATTCCTTCCAGTTTTGGCAACTGCCAAAGATTAATATCATTGAAtcttgaacaaaacaacctgaGTGGAACCATTCCCAAAGAACTTTTCCAAGTTTCAACTATATCCATTTTTCTCGACTTATCTCACAATCACCTGTCCGGTCCACTTCCTTCAGAGATCGGAGAACTCAAAAGTTTGGTGGCGTTGGATATCTCTAATAATAACTTGTCCGGTGAGATTCCTGGCAGTGTAAGCAGTTGTACCAGCCTCGAATCCTTATTCCTGCAAGGAAACATGCTCCAAGGATCTATTCCCAAGTCGATGGAATTCATGAGAGGACTTCAAATCCTTGACCTGTCGAGCAATAATCTATCGGGACAAATCCCAACTTTCTTGGAGAAACTTTCCTTGATCAACCTTAACCTGTCCTTTAATGATTTCAATGGAGAATTGCCTTTACATGGGGCTTTTGCAAACTCGAGTTCAGTATCCGTGTATGGGAACGATAAGTTATGCGGCGGAATACCTTCTCTACAACTTCCAAGATGTCCGGTAAAGAAACTGAATCGTAACTTCTTCTTTTCATCCAAACGCATCTATACAATCGTGGGTGCTTCAATACTAGGAATACTAATCATAATTTCAAGCTTGGTGTTTTACTTGcggaaaaggaaaagagaatcCACCAACACTTTGGATTTGTTGCCCAAGGAGTCTTTCGTGCAAGTCTCCTACGGTGAGCTCCTCAATGCAACAGATGGGTTCTCTTCCAGCAATTTGATTGGTGCTGGCGGTTTCGGCTTCGTCTACAGAGGAGTTCTTGATCAGATTGGAGATGTTGCCATCAAAGTACTTAACCTTGTAAACCCAGGTGCGACGAGGAGCTTCATTGCAGAATGTAAAGTGTTAAAGAACATCAGACACCGGAACCTGGTCAAGATCGTAACATGTTGTTCAAGCATTGATTTTCAAGGTAACGAATTCAAAGCTCTAGTTTACAAACTCGTGATGAATGGGAATCTGGAGAAATGGCTGCATCCATCTCAAGACACTAGTAGACCTGAGTTCAATCTACTCCAGCGTTTAAGAGTTGCGATTGATGTGGCTTCTGCACTCGATTACCTTCATTATCAGTGCGAACCCACGGTTATTCATTGTGATCTAAAGCCAAGTAACATCCTTCTTGACCAACAAATGGTTGCACATGTTGGAGATTTCGGACTGGCCAGACTTTTTCATCCAGAAATGGGTATTTCTCATCACCGTAGTTCGATGGGAGTGATGGGCACAGTCGGATATGCAGCACCAG AGTACGGTCTTGGAAGTGAAATGTCTATGAAAGGAGATGTTTACAGCTACGGGGTTTTGTTACTAGAGATGTTAACGGGAAAGAGGCCTACTGATTTGATGTTTGTGGATGGTTTTAACATTCGTAACTTTACTAGTCAAGCCTTAACAGGAAATGCAATTGAGTTTGTAATGGATCcagtaattttaaaaagtgaCATTGTTATTGGTCAGAGGGACAATTGTCTGATTGCAATGGTGAAGATTGGTTTGGCTTGCACGGAAGAGCTACCCCAAAATAGGATGAACATGACCGATGTTGTTAGGGAGTTGCAACAGATCAAGAAGGCCATATTCAAGTGA